From Actinomyces procaprae:
CACTCCGCCGCGGGTGATATCCCTGCTCGCGGCCGCCACCTACGTGTGCCTGGGCGCCGCCGGGGCAGCGGTCCTGGCCCGCCCCGGCCCCACGCCGGCGGACGTGGGCATAGGGGCTGTCCTGATGATCCTGGGGGCGCTCGCGGCCGCGCCGGCGGCCTGGCGGGGCTGGTGGGGCGTGGAGGCTCCCGCCGCCGCACTCACGGTCCTCGGGATGGGGGCGGTCACCGCCCTGGGCCTCACCAGATCTCTCGTGGACGAGCGGTGGCCGTCATGGCACCTGTGGATCGCGCTCACGGTCGCCCTGCTCATCGGTCAGCGGGTCTTGCGGATCTGGGGCAGGTGGTGGGAGCCCGGCTGTGAGCCGCACACGCGCCTGCGCAGGGAGGAGACCCGCCTGTTGGCAGCCCGCACCATCGGCGCGGATATCCTCGCCGCCTACGACGACGTCGACGCGCCAGAGCGGGAGGAGTCCTCCCATGACCATCCGGCCTGACCTGATCGTCTCCGTCCTGGTCGCCGCCCTCGGATCCCCGCTGCTGCTGTCCCTGGCCCAGGCCGTGCGCAGGTCGTGGATGCAGCGCCGCGATATCGAGACCGAGGTTCAGCGCTGGCGTCGCCAGGCCGCCGCCTGGGAGACCACGTGCTGGGCCACCAGGGCGCTCGCCGTCCAGGCCGGGGTGCCTATCGACCGGCTTCCCCGCGGCCCGGGCGAGACATCAGCGACCGCCGCACACGATCCCCCGCCCGACCCGGGCGCCGGTTGACGCAGCACACCACGAGGGGCCGACCACCGCGTATTCGGTGGTCGGCCCCTCGTCTTCGTGTCTCAGCGGGCGAGCGCCCGGGCGGGGATGACCCACTCCCGCCCGATCTTCCGCCCCGGCAGCGTGCCCGCGCCCAGGCGCTCGCGGACTGCCTGGGGTGTCACGCCGAGTCTGCTGGCGGCCTCGGTGACGCCCACCAGGTCATCGTCTGAGCGGACGTCCTGGTCCGCGCGCCGGTCCCAGGCCGTGGTCGGTACGACCTCCAGGCCGATCATGCCGCCCAGGTGCTCCCCGAGCGCCCGGGCGGTGGTCAGAGCCTGCCCCAGCGTCTCCGCGCTGAGGGTGATCACGGCGTCCCAGGCGCCCTCCGCGAGGAGGGACGGGGATACGGCGGGGTGGTAGTCGCGCAGCGCTTCAACCAGGGCGTCGTCGACGTCGTCGCCCTTTGCGCGGATGGTGAGGGTCGCGTTGTACTCCATGCTCGGCTCCTGTCCTGGTGGGTGAGATGATGTGGGGACCTGGGGAGGTCGGAGGCACCACATCTGCCTCCGACCTCCCCAGCTCGTCAGCGGCGGGGCGGCCACTGGAAGCCATCGCGCTTGAGCGGGGCGAGCCCGTTGGCGAGGCTCCGGCGGTCCGAGGCCGTCCCCGAGAACGTGGTCAGGAGGCGACCGTCCTTGCCGACTCGGATGTGTCCGCGACGGGTCTCCTCGACGCTGTACCCGGCGGCCTTGAGCGCCTTGACGAGCTTCTTGAGGTCCTTGTCCATCATCTACCACCCCCTTTCGGTATGGCAAGAGCATAGCACCCTACCTTGCGCTAACGCAAGGTAAGGTGCTGCAGGGAGGAGGTGCACTGCCTCACCCCCGTCCGACGCACGCAGGCGACATTCGCAGCGGCTGCACCTATGGCTGCACCGAGGGCTGCACAAGGGGTCGCGTCACCCTCGTATTTCGGCACTATTGCGGCAACTACTCAGGTAGTATCGACACCCTCAGACACATTCTCAACGGCCTTCTAATCCGCAGGTTCCCGGTTCGAGTCCGGGCGGGGGCACCACCGGTGCGTGCGGCCCGGCCCCTACGTGCGCCGCATTGCCGTGCCGTACGTGCCGGTACCGGGCCCCAGGGCGAACGCAGCGCCACTGAACGCACGGTCGGACCCGCTCACCCTCATCGGGTGCCCTGGGAAAGGCCGACGACGCAGTTGAGCCGAGGCCACGGCTCACCGCGGGTTCACCGTCCCGCGAGCTACTCCTCGCCGTAGGCCTCCGCCTGGGCGATCGCGTCATTCAACTGGCGTTCCAGTTTCTTCAAGCGCCGCAGGTGTACAACCCAGCCACCCACGAGACAGGCAGTCAGGAGGAGGTTCACCACAGCCAGTGCCGCCGTCATGACGCCCGAACGGGCCAGCACCACCATCACGAGGGCCCAGATAACAACCAGTCCCCGCCACAACCTGTCGGCGCCTCGCTCGCGCTCGGCTTGATAGGCCAGCTTGTCCAACATCTCCGCAGTAACGCGCTGAACTGCCATGGGCCATGAGATACGCCAGCGCCCGAGCCACCGTTCGAACCGGGTCTAGACTCGGCGACCGTGAGTCGACAGATAACTACCGCCGATCCCCTGGTTTGGATCGACTGCGAGATGACGGGCCTGAACCTGGAGACGGACGCGCTGATCGAGGTGGCCGTGATCGTCACCGACTACGAGCTCAAGCCCCTGGGCAAGGGCATCGACGTCCTCATCAAGCCCCCGGCGGCCGCCCTGGAGCAGATGGGCGACTACGTGCGCGAGATGCACACCAGCTCCGGCCTGCTGGAGGAGCTCAAGGAGGGGCTGACGCTTCAAGAGGCCGGCCGCACGGTCCTGGACTATGTGAAGTCCCTGGTTCCGGAGGCCCGCACCGCGCAGCTCGCCGGCAACTCGGTGGGAACCGACAAGTCCTTCCTGGCCCGCGACATGCCCGAGCTCATCGACTACCTGCACTACCGGATCGTGGACGTCTCCTCCATCAAGGAGGTCGCCAAGCGCTGGTTCCCGCGCACCTTCTTCCACGCCCCGGACAAGCACGGCGGTCACCGCGCGCTGGCGGACATCCTGGAGTCGATCGACGAGCTGCGCTACTACCGGGCGGTGCTGTTCCCCAAGGGCGAGGGCCCCACGAGCGAGGAGTGCCAGGCGGCCGCGGCCGAGATCGTTGCGCACCCGACGGCGCAGCTGCTCTGACGACGTCGGCTCCCGGCTTCTCCGCCCGGCGGGCCGCGGCGCCCCGCACCATCAGGGCCAGCGCCCCGACGACGGCGCCCG
This genomic window contains:
- a CDS encoding helix-turn-helix domain-containing protein yields the protein MEYNATLTIRAKGDDVDDALVEALRDYHPAVSPSLLAEGAWDAVITLSAETLGQALTTARALGEHLGGMIGLEVVPTTAWDRRADQDVRSDDDLVGVTEAASRLGVTPQAVRERLGAGTLPGRKIGREWVIPARALAR
- the orn gene encoding oligoribonuclease, with product MTTADPLVWIDCEMTGLNLETDALIEVAVIVTDYELKPLGKGIDVLIKPPAAALEQMGDYVREMHTSSGLLEELKEGLTLQEAGRTVLDYVKSLVPEARTAQLAGNSVGTDKSFLARDMPELIDYLHYRIVDVSSIKEVAKRWFPRTFFHAPDKHGGHRALADILESIDELRYYRAVLFPKGEGPTSEECQAAAAEIVAHPTAQLL